A region of the Carya illinoinensis cultivar Pawnee chromosome 16, C.illinoinensisPawnee_v1, whole genome shotgun sequence genome:
ATGGTTCTTGGAGATGGAATCCTTACACCATGCATCTCAGGTAATACGATATCTAGAGACTAACTAATTTTATgtctaataatttctttttaatcattttattcatcaatatgtgataacaatatatatcatgatgtcTTTCATGCAGTGTTGTCGGCGGTGGGAGGAGTTAAGGAAGCTGCTAGTGGACTTACTAATAATATGATCATGTGGATTTCAGTGGGAATCTTGATTGTTTTGTTCCAAATTCAAAGGTTTGGGACAGATAAAATCGGCTACAGTTTTGCTCCAATACTTACAATTTGGTTCTTTTTCATTGGAAGTATTGGCTTGTTCAACTTCTTTAAGTACGATCCAAGTGTTATCAAAGCAATTAATCCAATATATATCATTCAATACTTCAAGAGGAATAAGAAGGATGCATGGATTTCTCTTGGAGGCGTCATCCTATGCCTAACAGGTGCGTACCGTGCAGTATTAATTGACTTTTTCTGTCGTAGCCATAAGATAACATAGGTATTGTTTCAAGTTTTAAGTCTGAAAACATGTATTTTTAAGTAAGGTGACTAAAATTATTTCTGACAAACATCATAGTTTACATTTGACACAATCAAACTCAAATGTGTTTATAATTTCAAGTTCAATAAATTTCTAGTCAATTAATTGCTAGCTGAAGCTTTACTTgaagtaatttttctttaaaccttctatattaaaaaaatatatatggttgtaccaaaatattttactactttTTCCGATCAACTTGTTTGCCCAACTTTGCCTTCACTCATATACTAAGTTTGGTCAAACAATATCAGGTTCTGAAGCCCTCTTTGCTGATCTTGGTCACTTCAATGTTCGCTCAATCCAGATAAGCTCATGCACTATAGTTTTTCCATCTATTGTTTTTGCTTACTTTGGCCAATCTTCCTATCTCCGCCAACATAGTCACGACATTAGCAATGCCTTCTATAGTTCAGTTCCAAGTACATCACTTGGCCTTACAACAaactttgtttttaaatttgtcaTTGATGTTGCATTTTTTTCTACTTGATTGGACTAGCTATCTCTTGTAAATATGCAGAATCGGTATATTGGCCAATGTTTGTAGTTGCTGTAATGGCATCCATCATTGCTAGTCAATCCTTGATCTCAGCTTCCTTCTCCATCATCCAACAGTCATTAGCGTCGGGTTGTTTCCCATGGGTTAAGGTAGTGCACACTTCCTCTAAATACAAAGGACAGGTCTATATACCCGAGATCAACACTATTCTCATGTTGGCTTGTGTGGGTGTGACTCTTGGCTTCAAAAACACATTGAAGATCGGTAACGCTTATGGTAAACACAATGGATGATGTTTCTTTTGAACACTTCAAGTTTGGCTATTTTCTTTTGTATGCCTACAATTTTTGGAAGTTTCTAATGGATTGTCAAAACTATATAAATTGCTAATTCTATATTGAAGCCATTTTCACTGTTTTTGTTATGTTCACAGGAATTGCCGTGGCATTCGTATTTACGATCACATCCACATTTCTTGTCCTTGTGATGGTAATGATATGGAAGACAAACATGTGCTTGATAGTCATCTATGCCCTATCTATATGGCTTTTGGAACTCCTATTCTTGAGCTCAGTTCTCTACAAATTTATGGATGGAGGGTATCTTCCTTTGTTATTTGCCATGGGTACGATGACAATAATGTATTTGTGGAATTATGGCTACCGCAAGAAGTACATTTATGAGCTTGATAACAAAGTTTCTCTGGTAAAATTAGTTGAGATAGCTTCAGATACTAGTATCCATCGGATCCCAGGTCTTGCATTGTTTTACACTGAGCTTGTCCCAGGAATTTCCCCAATCTTCACACATTACGTAGCCAATATCTCATCTCTACACTCAGTTCTTATCTTTATCTCGATCAAATCCCTACCCATATGCACAGTGCCTTTGGAAGATCGATTTTTGTTCAAAAGAGTGGAGCCTCATGAGCTAAGCATTTTTCGATGTATTGTGCGATATGGATATAAGGATGCAATAATAGAGTGGGAGCCTTTTAAGGAGATGTTGACAATTCAGTTGAAGGATTTCATAAGAAAAGATGTGTTCATGTCTAGGCTGCCACACACTACAAATATGGCTTCATACGAATCAGATGATAACGAATTTTCATGGCTGAGAACTCAAGAGATAGCTGAAAGGGAGGTAGAAAAAGTGGATGAAGCTCTGAATGTTGGAGATATTGTTCATCTAATGGGTGAAGATGAGGTGGTTGCTTCAAAGGGttcaagcttcttgaagaaattAGCGATAAATTATGCCTATAATTGGTTGCGAAGAAGTGTGAGGCAGGTTGATGAAGTTTTTATGATTCCTCGCAAGCGACTTCTCAAAGTGGGGATAACTTATGATGTCTAATAATAGAGTTTTGATCAATTCAGTGTGgtttttctctttctattttgttAATTAGACTTCTCATGTCAAgttttcatcaatatttttacaGTTGGTAATTGTTGAACCTAAGGCTTTAactttcgtgtaattatatatctgcaCATAGATTTTcgtgataacaaataaattcaaggaataaaagagtttcaggctcaaattatctatatattggAGTCAAACACAtgaaggaaccaagcatgaatAAGAAatgaacaagttcacattaaaactcatagaataatgttgaaaatctcttaaaattttgaaattatgattaaggctcaaaattgatattttatcttaaagcactaaaatacattttccacatgtgtatgaatattttgaaaattaaatttaaaaattttgaaagatgattgattgtcatcttttacatatgcattatacgattaaatgtttgaattttgaaaatattaaaaatgattgtcatcttttacatttgcatgctttatttgaatattttttaaaattgatttatactttttttgacttatgcaaatggtagataattttatttgaaaattttgaaaatattaaagatgattgattgtcatctttcacatatacatgattaatttttttgaatattttcaaaaataagtgatgctctttttgacctatgcaaaaggtagatgattttatttgaaaattttgaaaagtaaaatgtactctttttgtcatatacgaaaagtaaaaagattagttttgaaaattttgaaaagtgaatgatattgtctttgacaaattaaaaggaataatttttatttgaattttttaaaaagtaaatgaaattgtctttgacatgtgaatctttttaaatttaaatatgaagtctcatatgcctataaatagaccatttgagagtttcaaatttataataccaagagcatacaacattcatttaaaactttcattattttttctctaagcattgagccttaacccttattcattttgagagagatatagtttgcactgtattgttcttatttcactcattgatgagtgttctctgataacctacctactatcagctcttgtatcaataaaagggtttgtataacccttgtacgtatagaaagtgttctacacaggaaatagttgaatcaccacaggTAAGGAGATTGCAAatgtagagagtgttctacatggatcctttgtattggtattgttcaaatgtgtaataggtttctatctccacttgaagaagattgaatagtgaatttgggaatccttaaGGGGTTGCTTGAGATGAGGACGTAAGCAGTGaggtcgaacctcgttaacatactgaatttgattctctcttacccttactttctatatttattgtcgcttcgtattttgtttatattttatattgtgtatttgatttatagttaatttttaaatacaactcaattcaccctctcctatattagtcatctgggcaacaattggtatcagaactaATTGACATGTATTGTTCATACAAACAGATCACTCATGAGAACTCTCgtttgtgactgtgtcaccgaatcAAGACTCTCCGACTATGGTTTATGGTGCATCGGTACAAACGGTGGTCGGCTAGTCTAATAGGTaaaattgttaggtgacataggtgctaCCTATGATCAGCAACAATTGTTATCAAAGTAAGGgctatattataagattaactatcttttgagttaagatcttatgactaatattgcagcttcatttggtaaaGATTAATCTAGCAATCGGTCTCCACttttttgtggagacaattactcattctggaaagttagaatgagaatattcctttaggCTCAAGGTTGacaaatatggaaatgtattgtaaatggaccttatattccaacaaaagtaatTAATGGAGTAAAGGTCTAAAtgaaaaagtagagtttgatcgtgaagacgatagattttatactttgaatttaactgctataaatttattatataatactttcaatggaaatgaatttaatagaacaatgacttgcgctacggaaaaagaaatttgagataatttggaagtttcttatgaaggaatttcacaagtcaaggaatccaaaatttatatactaaatatgaaatgtttaagatgaatgatgataaatttatttctagTATATACACTCGTTttattaacatcataaacagtttgacaaCTCTTagtaaagtttattccaaggtggaaatagtaagaaaaattctcaactctctaccaaaacgctgggaatcaaaagtgacagcgattcttgaaactagagacctcaagaatctcaaaatgaataaactcATCAGGTCAcatatcacccatgagtacacattgaaaagaggaaaagaagaaggaaagcccaAGAAGAACTTGGCACTTaaaactgttcctcatgaaaatgaaagcgatgaagatgaggaaagtGGCGATAAAGATGAGGAAGTTGCAATGATAATAAGAAGAATTaaaaggttcttaaagaaaaataaaattcctccgAATAAATCgttcaaaaagttttctaaaaaagattcaggtaaaaatgacactttaatttgttataaatgcaataagcctgatcatatcaagccagattgttctctgctaaaaaaagatcgaaataagggtaagaaagcaatgaaaccTACataggatgatgattcaagtagcctAGATAGTAAAACAAGTAATAAAGAATTAgtaaatttttgtcttatggctaaagatgacattaagGTAACAACTCTTGATAATATtaaagatctttcatatgaaaaattgtaaaatattttagaagagatatatgaggaacttgaaaaattgggtataaagtatactattttgaaaaaaaaaattcttctttaacaaacgaaattgatgttttaaaaaaagaaagcatctttttgaaagataaaaatcttaagttaaagaagaaaaaaactaatttagaaaatattgttgaaaactttacgaatggaaaaaaatttttgaaaaacttcttggtagtcaaatatgtgtttttgacaaggcagacttgggatatatgccaaaacaaaaatacaaaccttataaaaactcATTTGATAATctttctacatcaaaatctagtATTCAAAATTCcttgcataaaaataattttgtcaaataaagATACTATTAcaatcactcaagttcttcatatatgccacatgttatttgtaatttttttaatagaaatggtcataattatcatgatTGTCCCATTAGAAGAaaacatacaatgactattaaggTTATAAGGGTACTTAAAAATCtcgtttcttctaatactaataaataaaagactcAAAAAACTTGAGTACcaagaaaaaatcattttaattctttttataggtatgcatgaagtcctccacaagttaaaacaaatgatttttagatagtggatgttcaagacatatGACGAGAGATAAGACTaatttctttgatcttagatctaaagaagaatgacACGTGATATTTGGAGACAACTTAAAAGGGAAAATCgtaggaataggtaaaattggtaattaaTCTTCTCTCGTAATTGAAGATATTCTACTTGTTAAATGtctaaagcataattttttgagcataagtcaattatatgataaaggatttacagttactttcaaaatagataagtgaattattttgaatgatcattattacaatatttattttattacttttagaatcaacaatatttatacaatcgattttgaagaaattacctcacaatatgctatttgtttttcaactcaaaatgaaattagttggctatggcatagaagactaggtcatgacAACATTgaatttatttccaaattttcaaaaaatgatcttgtgagaggtttaccaaagaaaaattttcttaaagacaaaatttgttatgcatgtcaatttggtaaacaaacaaaaatttcttttaaaactaaggaacatattttcactactaaaCCACTGCAATTGATACATATGGATCTTTttagaccaaatagagttgcaagtgtaggaggaaaatattatacatttgttattattgatgatttctctagatatacttggcttatctttcttgctcataaagatgaggcgcATAATAtttttaccaagttatgtaagagaatttaaaataaaaatgactatattatttcaagtatctgaagtgataggggaaaaaagtttgttaataaaaaatactgaaattttttgtgataaaaatggttttgtgtataatttttctgctcctcaacATAGTGGgatagtagagagaaaaaatagatttcttcaagagatggcgagaataatgctcaatgagaataacttgtCTAGTTacttttgggccgaagcggtaagtactgtaTATTATGTTAtgaatagagttatgctaaagtttaaattagataaaaccccttacaagctttggaatgagaaaaagtccaacattgattactttcatgtatttggatgcaaatgttttattttgaatgacaggaataatttaggcaaatttaatgcaaaatctaatgaatgtatctttctcgggtattctactaatagtaaaacttatagagtattcaataaaaaaaaacttggaatggacaagaatctatgcatgtagtagtatttgatgaatctaattctctactctctaAGAAATCCATTAataagaaacatgaggtataaataacacggaaagtctcaatctcaacaaaaagaacacaatagaggaagttcaacatgaagacattaggaaagatcatcaaaatttaatacaagatgcaaccaaatagtagaaatttgtgaaatatcatccagtagaacaaattttaggagaactttcacgaggtgtaagtactcgattgccttttagaaatatttgcaattacACTGCTTTTATATCttagattgaacccaaaaatatttatgaaacacttcttgatgaatcttggattctagctatgcaataagagttgaatcaatttgaaagaaatgatgtttggacacttgtttctagacccaaaaatcatactatcattggaacaaaatgtgtttttaaaaacaagaaagatgagtccggagtcattattaaaaataagactCGACTTATatcccaaggttttaatcatgaagaatgaatcgattatgatgagacatatgcaccagtcgcaagattagaagttattcgAATTCTACTTGGATGTGCTTGTTgtaaatatttcaaacttttttaaatggatgttaaaagtgcattcttaaatggttttataaatgaatagaTAAATGTTGAGCAATCTCcagattttaaaaatcatattctctaaatcatgttttcaaactcacaaaaacaCTATATAGACTCAAACAAgttcctagagcttggtacgagagactcgggagttttttgattaaaaaaaatttttcaagaggaaaaatcgacacaactcttttcattaaacatgaaaatgatgatattcttttgattcagatttatgttaatgatataatattcagtactactaatgaaaatatgtgctaAGTTTTTACTAAGACTATgcatgaagaatttgaaatgagcatgataggagaacttacattctttctcggattgcaaattaagcaagcaaaaagtggaacattcatcaatcaatcaaaatatattaaggaattactcaagaagtttgagatggaaagtgctaaggaaattggaacaccaatgagctcatccactaaacttgataaagataaaACCGAtaaaccagttgactcgaaagtataacgaggtatgattggtagtttattatatttgacaacgagtagactagatattatgtttagtgtgtgcttatgtgcacgctttcaatcatctccaaaagaatctcatttgattgcagttaagcgcattcttaaaTATCTTAGTGATACAATTTAActagggttatggtactctAAACACGCatttttcgatctaatcagttacacaaatatagattatgctggttgtaaaattgatcaaaaaaacactagtggagcatgtcatttcttaggtcatgcactagttttctggtttagtaaaaagtaaaattctgttgcattatttactgctgaggtagaatatgttgctgcaggtagttgttgtactcaagttctttatatgaaacaacaatttgaagattttaaactcatgtataatcacattccaatcaaatttgataatacaattgctataaatctttcaaagaatataatacaacattctagaactaagcatattgaaataagatattattttctTCGAAACCATATGCAGAAAGATGATATAGttctagagttcacaaacacacacgattagttagcaaatattttcacaaaaccgttactagaagatagattatgtatgattagaagaaaaatatGTATGACACATTCtataaatatctcttaaaagatagaccagaatctataaaaatatagagagattttttaaatacttttatataaatttgagatttttagcctcatgtttgaaacgttcattctcttcatataatatcatatcatcCATATCTATGACAACTGGAAAGCagaatgaaaaatctaatagagatttcaactattttttctttttccaaagaattccttcccttgtgtgagacttttGAATAATTCGCTGAGTAtaataatttgttctttaaacTTTTCAACCTCATAGTTTCTGGCTTATAGCCACTGGGAAAAAGTAACTATAGAGGAGGAGTAAcgagtctcaagactcaccaaatcatagatagcatcagagtCTGACCTATTAGCAAaattattattctcttgctgcaacattgcaccaatggtagctgcagaaatgACAGGAGATTGaagtgtagaatacctcatggatgaatctagaggaatgttagaagaatgagccattgagaaaataattgaaagcttaaagcgagaatgttgaaggaatgcaaatgagttatagagatgagaaaaatatttgatatggattggatgaattttaagactgattttatagagatagcataaagtaCAAGACAagttatcatccaagtcaaggagtaatgtgatttctttttggtatccaatggatgaaaatgatcattttttcaataacatcatgagatttttaaaatctccagccacacttgtcaaGTCACGGACGGCtctaatttttcaactatctatagtttctactaacacaccattttcttcagtctattttcTTACTGTGAATCCTTTTAATAATGCCAAAAAGGGGAGAAGTTTTAAactagaatattaacattgtttgaattgctaaacttgttatatatgctttgaattatatttatatttttgcttgaaaaactaacgcacattctcatgTGGAGcataagtattaatacaggttttaggttttatcaaatatttgtcatcataaaaaagggagagattgttgaacccaaggtttcaaccttcatctaattatatatctacatatggattttgatgataacaaataaattcaaagaataaaggagtctcaaactcaagttctctacatattggaatcaagcacatcaaaggaaccaagcatgagcaagaagggaacaagttcatattaaaactctagagtaatgttgtaaatctcttaaaaatttaaaattaggattaagttttaaaattgatattttatcataaagcattaaaatacattttccacatgtgcatgaatattttgaaaattaaatttaaaaattttgaaagatgattgattattatctttcacatgtacatgatatgattaaaagtttaaattttgaaaatattaaagatgattaattgtcatttttcatatgtgcatgctttatttgatattttcaaaagtgattaatgctctttttgacttatgcaaaaggtagatgattttgtttgaaaattttgaaaatattaaagatgattgattgtcacatttcacatgtgtatgctttatttgaatattttcaaaagtgatttatactcttttttacttatgtaaaaggtagatgattttgtttgaaaattttgaaaggtaaagtgtactccttttatcatatgcgaaaattaaaaagattaggtttgaaatttttgaaaagtgaatgatgttgtctttgacaaatgaaaaaaaaaaaagaaatttttatttgaattttttgaaaagtgaatgaagttgtctttgacatgtgaatccttttaaatttaaatatgaagtctcatatgcttataaataaacCATTTCAAATTTACAATACCAAAagtatacaatattcattcaaaactttcattttcttttctctaaacattgagtcttaacccttgttcattttgagagagatatagtttgtattatattgttcttatttcactcattgaggagtattctCTAATAACCttcccactatcagctcttgtatctgTACAAGGGTgcatataacccttgtgcgtatagaaagtgttttacaaagcgaatagttgaatcaccacgtataaggtgattgtaagtgtagagggtgttctacacggatcttttgtaacggtattgttcaaaagtgtaataggtttctatttccacctggattctctcttacccttactctttatatttattgttgtttcgtattttgtatatattttatattttgtatttgatttataatttttaatttttaaatacaattcaattcacctcattcttatgttagtcatctgggcaatagtAATGGTCAAGGTTTAACTATTGcacaaactagtaatgtaacTTTTCATACGACTAATACTTAATTACAACTCAAGCGAGTGTTACACTGTCCCCATGCCTCTATTAATTTGTTATACATGGAAGGTAATTGATATACAGTATGAAGATATTATGTTGGGAAAGAGTCACGACAATAATGTTGCAAATCATATCTTATCATGCTCTCTCAAGCACAAGGTGGGACTGGACCGATGAAATGCTTGCTACGATTGGGAACATACTTGGGAGCACACAACAGTTCAGTAAACATGTCAGCCACTTGATCAGACCTAAGATATGTGCCAAGGAGATCATGCCATGGGTGACTTGCTCTCTAACAAAGTGGACATCGTTCTCTATATGTTCAGTACGGTGAAGAAACATTGGATTTTTAGCCATGTTGATGGCACTAAGGTTGTCACAGTACAACATGGGTGGAGAAAGAGGACAGTAGATGTTTTTTTATACCCCAAGTGCCTTTGTGTATTGCTTGAGAGACATGTTGGGTGTTGGACCCACTACATTGATCCATGGCTTCCATGATCTCCTTGAGACCCAGAATTATTTTTCCCATGGTTGTGGTAGAGAGGAACAGCAGGGGAGGCTTCACGTGCAGCAAGAATGCACATTTCAAAGTCATTAAGTTGTAGCAAAAGAATGCACATTCCAAAGTCACGAAGTTTTCTAATAACTCCTTCAAGTAGAGGAAAAGTGACATGAGCGTTAAGGGTAACCAAAATGGGGTCAAACTCAGAGCCTAAACCTCTAAGAATACATATGATGAATTCTTCATCATCCATCAGTTTTTTGGCACCCGAAAGGGAGAGAACCAAGGATTTGGCTTTGTGCAAATAATCCTCTTGTGAGGATGTGCCCTTTGTGAGTGACTGTAGCTCACCCTTTATCTATTGGACACAATCTCGTGTATGTCTACCATACGAAGTTTCCAGTACGGTCCAGGCATCATGAGAAGACACATTGTTGATGACCAAAGATAAAAGGGCATCAAACAATAAGCTATTGATCCAATTAAGGATTAGCTGATCAATGCATAGCCTATGAGCTATTGCTGGGTTGGAACACAACGCACCATTCTTGCTAATGATGGTTGCTGATGGACATGGGACTTCATTCTTCATATAGCCAAAAAGGCCACGACCACGCAGAGTAGAGACAGAGACTAGTTTAATAGTAATATCATTAGGTGGGTGATTGTAGAAGAGAAAtcaagagaaacaaactcaggtACAAGAGGGACCGAAGAGGTAGACAAAAAATCCATTGTTGATAACTCGAGGCCCTTTGATTACCATCTAACAAAACCAGTCTGCCCTCTACAAGGGCATGTATTTACTTAAATAAAGTATACAAAGGTTAATAACTACCCTTTACAGCTAATCCAAAGCCATGCATTTGCTATACATGGGATCTGAATACGCTATACACGAAAGGTAACAGATCATATAGAATATGCAGAGATTATGTAGGGAGACACAACAGTAAAGCTGGCTATTGCtagtaaaaaaaggaaaaacttcaataaatttctaaaattttcgTATAGTTAagcatatttttaaattttggggGCTCCAACTTATACATGATTGGAGTATATATGCATGGCTCTGCACTGATCACAAGTACATAATTGATAATAGCATTGAATTTTCTCATTAAAACCAAGTGATGACACATATATAGTAAGCATTTCGGAAATTGACAAACAAATATATAGGATATATATGACCAAGAACATGACAAACTTGCGTTTGCCTTGGACCTCTCCACACATATTTTAGAACATACTTATATCCAACTCCTGTTTAACATCCAGCTTCTTGTGTCTCCTCCAGGGTGGTATTATTCGGCCTTCTGGTATATATccatgacatatatatacacatcctTTTGAGTAGAGCAATAATGTTAATTTTGTATGTTTTGTTTTTCAAGGACACTTGCGACGACCACCGTGAGTTGTCATTTGCAAATAGCAAGGGCAAACCTCGTAGTTGCCAGAGGTCCTTGGAGGCACGCATTTGCATCTACTGCAACACGTATTGCATGCCCTTACGCACATCTTTTGCTGAGATGCCTTGCTACACCTACTGTAATTACACTTCCCCTTGCAAATATCATCATCAATCATTATAATATGGTAAGTT
Encoded here:
- the LOC122298450 gene encoding potassium transporter 5-like isoform X2, translated to MTYSKVEDWKTITKLAFQSIGVVYGDLGTSPLYVLPCIFPTGIKHNDDILGVLSLIFYSLMLITLIKYVFIVLAANDNGDGGTFALYSLLCRHANASLTPNQQAEDKEVSNYRLDVPNQRLKRASFVKSMLENSQTIKFFILFMTMLGTSMVLGDGILTPCISVLSAVGGVKEAASGLTNNMIMWISVGILIVLFQIQRFGTDKIGYSFAPILTIWFFFIGSIGLFNFFKYDPSVIKAINPIYIIQYFKRNKKDAWISLGGVILCLTGSEALFADLGHFNVRSIQISSCTIVFPSIVFAYFGQSSYLRQHSHDISNAFYSSVPKSVYWPMFVVAVMASIIASQSLISASFSIIQQSLASGCFPWVKVVHTSSKYKGQVYIPEINTILMLACVGVTLGFKNTLKIGNAYGIAVAFVFTITSTFLVLVMVMIWKTNMCLIVIYALSIWLLELLFLSSVLYKFMDGGYLPLLFAMGTMTIMYLWNYGYRKKYIYELDNKVSLVKLVEIASDTSIHRIPGLALFYTELVPGISPIFTHYVANISSLHSVLIFISIKSLPICTVPLEDRFLFKRVEPHELSIFRCIVRYGYKDAIIEWEPFKEMLTIQLKDFIRKDVFMSRLPHTTNMASYESDDNEFSWLRTQEIAEREVEKVDEALNVGDIVHLMGEDEVVASKGSSFLKKLAINYAYNWLRRSVRQVDEVFMIPRKRLLKVGITYDV